A section of the Candidatus Methanomethylicota archaeon genome encodes:
- a CDS encoding NADH-quinone oxidoreductase subunit A: MWLEIVFSPLIIFIAILVLSYVFFRILKRLSPPPRRSELSLEPYACGEGTDRFPPEKIQLNVQLYRYALYFTIFDVMAFILLLSFNANIIYVLIYLAVALSAIAILPRR; this comes from the coding sequence TTGTGGCTTGAGATTGTTTTCTCCCCATTGATCATATTCATTGCTATTTTGGTGTTAAGCTACGTCTTCTTCAGAATTCTTAAGAGACTTTCCCCTCCACCTAGGCGTAGTGAATTGAGTTTGGAGCCCTATGCTTGTGGTGAGGGTACTGATAGGTTTCCACCTGAGAAGATTCAGTTGAACGTTCAACTCTATAGGTATGCATTGTACTTCACCATATTTGATGTAATGGCTTTCATACTGCTTTTATCATTCAATGCAAACATAATTTACGTTTTAATATATCTGGCAGTAGCCCTCTCAGCGATAGCGATTCTCCCGAGGAGGTGA
- the nuoB gene encoding NADH-quinone oxidoreductase subunit NuoB, whose translation MVSILAWSRIRSPWILYMCTGACNACDIEVLAALAPKYDVERFGILLKGSPRHADVLVVTGAVSRQVAPRLKRIYEQMPDPKFVIAAGTCATSGGVYWGCYNVLGGIDKVIPVTMYVPGCPVRPEAVIDAVAKLIAKLKSG comes from the coding sequence ATGGTTTCAATTCTAGCTTGGTCTAGGATTAGGAGTCCATGGATACTTTACATGTGTACTGGAGCTTGTAATGCATGTGATATTGAGGTTTTAGCTGCCCTAGCTCCAAAATATGATGTGGAGAGGTTTGGGATACTTTTGAAGGGGAGTCCAAGGCATGCCGATGTATTGGTTGTTACTGGGGCTGTTAGTAGGCAGGTGGCTCCAAGACTTAAGAGGATATATGAGCAGATGCCCGACCCGAAATTCGTCATTGCAGCTGGAACTTGCGCCACCTCGGGCGGTGTTTATTGGGGATGCTACAATGTTTTGGGGGGTATAGATAAGGTTATACCTGTAACCATGTATGTTCCAGGATGCCCAGTTAGACCTGAAGCAGTTATAGATGCAGTCGCCAAACTTATAGCTAAACTTAAGTCTGGGTAG
- the proS gene encoding proline--tRNA ligase — MSLVTRDRWSKDFGEWFRDVLDEAEVYDYRYPLKGCGVWMPYGFAIRKRVIEVMRSVLDSLGHEEILLPLLIPEDLFKKEAEHVKGFEKQVFWVTRGGDTELDVKLALRPTSETVIGPMLKLWIKSHADLPKKYYQIVSTFRYETEATKPMIRVREITTFKEAHTAHATFEDSERQIREAVEAYSRIFDEICIPYMKNKRPEWDKFAGALYTIAFDTIMPDGRVMQIGTVHNLGQNFSKAFDIKYLTIDGKQEYVWQTCYGISERIIATLIAIHGDDRGMTLPPNIAPIQVIIVPIPYKGFEEAVDKTCREILGKLLEEGVRAKYDDRELTPGNKFYYWEKRGVPIRIEVGPEDIKMESVTIARRDTLSRERVKIAEASKRVKELMMEIRESIRSRAWNWMKQNMHKATDYNELKKMAEVGRGVIEVDWCGRVECAHKIEEDVNLRVLGEPWNEDTEVPVKCIVCGGVAEKKLRLAKTY; from the coding sequence ATGTCACTGGTTACGAGGGATAGATGGTCTAAGGATTTTGGGGAATGGTTTAGAGATGTATTAGATGAAGCTGAAGTCTACGATTATAGGTATCCATTAAAGGGGTGTGGGGTGTGGATGCCATATGGATTTGCAATTAGGAAGAGGGTTATAGAAGTCATGAGGTCAGTCTTAGATTCACTTGGGCATGAGGAAATCCTCCTACCACTACTAATACCAGAAGACCTATTCAAAAAGGAGGCCGAACATGTAAAGGGATTTGAAAAGCAAGTCTTCTGGGTTACGAGGGGTGGAGATACGGAGCTCGACGTAAAACTGGCTTTAAGGCCAACCAGCGAGACAGTCATAGGGCCAATGCTGAAACTATGGATAAAATCCCATGCAGACTTACCCAAAAAATACTATCAAATAGTGAGCACATTTAGATATGAGACGGAAGCTACGAAGCCAATGATAAGAGTTAGGGAGATAACGACATTCAAGGAAGCACATACAGCCCATGCAACCTTCGAAGATTCAGAGAGGCAAATTAGGGAGGCTGTTGAAGCATATAGCAGAATATTCGATGAAATATGCATACCATACATGAAGAATAAGAGGCCTGAATGGGATAAGTTTGCTGGAGCACTATACACAATAGCCTTCGACACCATAATGCCCGATGGGAGGGTCATGCAAATAGGAACCGTACACAACCTAGGACAAAACTTTTCAAAAGCCTTCGACATAAAATACTTGACAATAGATGGGAAGCAAGAATATGTCTGGCAAACATGCTATGGAATCTCAGAGAGAATAATAGCCACACTCATAGCCATACATGGAGATGATAGGGGGATGACACTACCACCAAACATAGCTCCAATACAAGTAATCATAGTGCCAATACCATATAAGGGGTTTGAAGAAGCCGTTGACAAAACCTGTAGGGAGATTTTGGGGAAGTTGTTGGAGGAGGGGGTTAGAGCTAAATACGATGATAGGGAATTAACGCCTGGAAACAAATTCTACTACTGGGAGAAGAGGGGGGTTCCAATAAGAATAGAAGTGGGACCTGAAGACATAAAAATGGAATCAGTAACTATAGCTAGGAGGGATACCCTAAGTAGAGAGAGAGTTAAAATTGCAGAAGCTTCAAAGAGGGTTAAAGAGTTGATGATGGAGATTAGGGAATCCATTAGGAGTAGGGCGTGGAACTGGATGAAGCAAAATATGCATAAAGCAACAGACTACAATGAATTGAAGAAGATGGCTGAAGTGGGGAGGGGGGTTATAGAAGTAGATTGGTGCGGGAGAGTTGAATGCGCACACAAGATAGAAGAGGATGTTAATCTAAGAGTTTTGGGTGAGCCATGGAATGAGGATACTGAGGTCCCAGTGAAATGCATCGTATGTGGAGGTGTAGCTGAGAAGAAGCTTAGACTTGCAAAAACATACTAA
- a CDS encoding nickel-dependent hydrogenase large subunit, whose translation MSLYQVPIGPQHPAIKEGFQYNFILDGEVIVDVKLRLGFMHRGIEKGMELRTWTQGIFLSERICGICNVPHTTCYCLAVEKLYGIDVPERAKYLRIIINELNRIHSHLLWIGVLGMELGFHTLFMYVWRDRERVMDLVEMISGNRVTPSMNCIGGVVYDITPEMIPIIRRNLDYLEERTKYYKSVLEEDPSIRARTVDVGVLSTDKALDLCAVGPTARASNVKSDVRFDDPYTFYDMIDFNLITYDTCDVWGRAMVRVDETLECINVIRQALDKMRPGPINVKVKRIPPVGEATARVEAPRGELFYYVKSDGKETPYRVKIRTPTLANLPSLCEMLKGYYIADIPAIVASIDPCYCCTERVIFIDPNKGKKWTWSYDELRNYSRKYYGVGV comes from the coding sequence TTGAGCCTCTATCAAGTTCCCATAGGTCCGCAGCATCCAGCCATTAAGGAGGGTTTCCAATACAACTTCATTCTCGATGGTGAGGTTATAGTTGATGTTAAGCTTAGACTCGGGTTTATGCATAGGGGTATTGAGAAGGGTATGGAGCTTAGGACTTGGACTCAGGGGATATTCTTATCTGAGAGGATTTGCGGAATATGTAACGTCCCGCATACAACATGCTATTGTTTGGCTGTGGAGAAGCTTTATGGAATTGATGTTCCTGAGAGGGCTAAGTATCTAAGGATCATAATTAATGAGCTTAACAGGATACACAGCCACCTATTATGGATTGGAGTTTTGGGCATGGAGTTAGGCTTCCATACGCTTTTCATGTATGTTTGGAGGGATAGGGAGAGGGTTATGGATCTTGTGGAGATGATTAGTGGTAATAGGGTTACACCATCCATGAATTGTATTGGCGGAGTAGTCTATGACATAACCCCAGAAATGATTCCAATAATTAGGAGGAATCTAGATTACCTTGAGGAGAGAACCAAGTATTATAAGTCTGTCTTGGAGGAAGATCCAAGTATTAGGGCTAGGACTGTGGATGTTGGGGTTCTTAGCACTGATAAGGCTTTAGATTTGTGCGCTGTAGGTCCAACAGCTAGAGCATCAAATGTTAAGAGTGACGTTAGATTTGATGATCCATATACCTTCTATGATATGATAGACTTCAATTTGATAACGTATGATACATGTGATGTTTGGGGTAGGGCTATGGTTAGGGTTGATGAGACTCTGGAATGCATTAATGTTATTAGGCAAGCTTTGGATAAGATGAGGCCTGGACCCATAAATGTTAAGGTTAAGCGTATTCCACCAGTTGGTGAAGCAACTGCTAGGGTTGAAGCTCCGAGGGGTGAACTATTCTATTATGTGAAGTCTGATGGTAAGGAGACTCCATATAGGGTTAAGATAAGAACTCCAACTCTGGCTAATTTACCATCCCTCTGTGAAATGCTTAAGGGGTATTATATTGCGGATATACCTGCAATAGTTGCCAGTATAGATCCATGCTACTGTTGTACTGAGAGG
- a CDS encoding 30S ribosomal protein S26e: MPKKRKSRGRGKGQKGREPRVQCDSCGAWVPRSKAKRITVYTSPVDPQLAKELEKKGTIIPKYPVTKTYCISCAVYRGLVKVRAEEERKIVKPKKT, encoded by the coding sequence TTGCCTAAGAAGAGGAAGTCTAGAGGGAGGGGGAAGGGGCAAAAGGGGAGGGAACCCAGAGTTCAATGCGATTCCTGCGGAGCATGGGTTCCAAGGAGCAAAGCTAAAAGGATAACCGTATACACATCACCAGTAGACCCACAATTGGCGAAGGAGTTGGAAAAGAAGGGTACCATCATACCAAAATATCCAGTTACAAAGACGTACTGCATATCATGTGCAGTATATAGAGGCCTCGTGAAGGTGAGAGCTGAAGAAGAGAGGAAGATTGTTAAACCTAAGAAGACTTAA
- a CDS encoding NADH-quinone oxidoreductase subunit C gives MSTFNMEFIVKDLMNAFPNKILDYKLDGARSVFVSIDASILHDVIRYLKDRYDLKHITTISGTDLGDSIELIYNLSPLNRRILVNVKVKVSRDNPHIPSVVSLLPGAVLYEREVHDLLGVVFDGHPSLERLILPDDWPEGVYPLRKDYKVEVK, from the coding sequence TTGTCAACTTTCAATATGGAATTCATCGTTAAGGATCTAATGAATGCATTTCCAAACAAGATCTTAGATTATAAGCTTGATGGTGCTAGAAGTGTATTTGTAAGTATTGATGCTAGTATACTCCATGATGTTATACGATACTTGAAGGATAGATATGACTTGAAGCATATTACAACCATATCTGGAACTGATCTTGGAGACTCCATTGAATTAATTTATAACCTATCCCCATTGAATAGGAGGATTTTGGTGAACGTTAAGGTTAAGGTTTCTAGGGATAATCCACACATTCCATCGGTGGTTTCATTACTCCCTGGAGCAGTTTTATATGAGCGTGAAGTTCATGATCTTCTTGGCGTGGTTTTCGATGGCCACCCATCCCTTGAGAGACTTATATTACCGGACGATTGGCCTGAGGGTGTCTACCCACTTAGGAAGGATTATAAGGTGGAGGTGAAGTAG